One window of the Manihot esculenta cultivar AM560-2 chromosome 14, M.esculenta_v8, whole genome shotgun sequence genome contains the following:
- the LOC110599923 gene encoding calcium-dependent protein kinase 26, with amino-acid sequence MAVALALANRDSSRDLSKQPCNCYTFSSLTQTILDAIQISNMKDRYILGEQLGWGQFGVIRMCTDKLTGELFACKSIAKDRLVTSDDARSVRLEIEIMTRLSGHPNVVDLKAVYEDEDYVHLVMELCAGGELFHQLEKHGRFSEVEARVLFRHLMQVVLHCHEIGVVHRDLKPENILLATKASYSPIKLADFGLATYINPGQKLRGTVGSPFYIAPEVLAGGYNQAADVWSAGVILYILLSGTPPFWGKTKSQIFDAVRAADLRFPSNPWDQITESAKELVRGMLCTDPSQRLTAQQVLDHSWMKDDAICPVQPSHFEKQSCEEWDLGGGSFSTLMARNQDISIGTGSPFVCDTESPTFTCRSSFSSFHAEPSTPSSVSGQLSFHNGGNSDALEFPSPVGSMPSFAFFSHSPVTKQGSCALDFSNNISSLNASYGEVSLEKMLMLPESSIFCAHEAREMEQKPADAKRSGGAIESRMGTHSKRNRTIGLGEGEQLDLMVSESVIRRASCMHLPTALLLSVET; translated from the exons ATGGCTGTTGCACTTGCACTTGCAAATAGAGACAGCAGCCGCGACTTGTCGAAGCAACCGTGCAATTGTTACACATTTTCAAGCTTAACTCAAACCATTTTGGACGCAATTCAGATTTCAAATATGAAGGATAGGTATATTCTTGGAGAGCAGCTGGGCTGGGGACAATTTGGTGTTATTAGAATGTGCACTGATAAATTGACTGGAGAGCTATTTGCGTGCAAATCGATTGCCAAGGATAGATTAGTGACCTCAGATGATGCTAGAAGTGTCAGACTTGAGATTGAGATAATGACTAGGCTATCCGGGCACCCAAATGTCGTAGATCTCAAGGCAGTTTATGAGGATGAGGATTATGTTCATTTGGTAATGGAGCTTTGTGCTGGAGGGGAGCTTTTTCACCAGTTAGAAAAGCATGGACGATTCTCTGAGGTGGAGGCTAGGGTTCTCTTCAGGCATTTGATGCAAGTGGTGCTGCACTGTCATGAAATTGGGGTGGTTCACAGGGATTTGAAGCCAGAGAATATTCTTTTGGCTACAAAAGCCTCATATTCACCTATTAAACTGGCAGATTTTGGTCTTGCAACGTACATAAACCCTG GTCAGAAGTTGCGTGGGACTGTTGGGAGCCCATTTTATATAGCCCCGGAGGTATTGGCAGGGGGCTATAATCAGGCGGCCGATGTTTGGAGTGCAGGGGTGATTCTTTATATTCTTCTCAGTGGGACACCACCCTTTTGGGGCAAGACTAAGTCACAAATATTTGATGCTGTAAGGGCTGCAGATCTGCGATTCCCATCTAATCCTTGGGATCAGATAACTGAATCTGCAAAGGAGTTAGTCAGGGGCATGCTTTGTACAGATCCTTCACAAAGGCTTACTGCTCAGCAGGTTTTAG ATCATTCCTGGATGAAGGATGATGCAATATGTCCTGTACAACCTAGTCATTTTGAAAAGCAAAGTTGTGAAGAATGGGATTTAGGTGGTGGCTCTTTCTCTACATTGATGGCCAGGAATCAGGACATCAGCATTGGCACTGGATCACCGTTTGTTTGTGATACAGAATCACCTACTTTCACATGCAGatcatcattttcttctttcCATGCGGAACCTTCAACACCTTCCTCTGTATCTGGTCAGCTTTCTTTCCATAACGGTGGCAATTCTGATGCCTTGGAATTTCCTTCCCCTGTAGGATCAATGCCAAGCTTTGCTTTCTTTAGCCATAGCCCTGTGACGAAGCAAGGGAGTTGTGCATTGGATTTCTCAAACAATATTTCCAGTTTGAATGCTAGCTATGGAG AGGTCAGCCTGGAAAAGATGCTCATGTTGCCTGAATCTTCTATATTCTGCGCACATGAGGCTAGAGAAATGGAACAGAAGCCAGCGGACGCTAAGAGGTCAGGAGGAGCCATAGAGTCCAGGATGGGCACGCACAGTAAGAGGAACCGTACAATTGGTCTTGGTGAGGGCGAGCAACTCGATTTGATGGTGAGCGAGTCAGTTATCCGACGGGCATCATGCATGCATCTTCCAACTGCTCTTCTCTTGTCTGTTGAAACTTGA